One window of Rasiella rasia genomic DNA carries:
- a CDS encoding S1C family serine protease: MKNRWPLYLVAFLCLFSCKEKGLDTKLIASKYYKGVVKILLMDPGMEGKNAGDGYMGRGSGFIVTKDGYLFTNKHVVEMCVKGFIDYNYMEGDKEMTTISLYSEELLNDRTITKINRTGHTIPIVQVYDGPGESDYKLYIAEVVSIGSGTYDGAMLKIVGTLDWKPVKRKFSTVPLGNSDNVTQGENLCVYGYPAQFTGSADLMLKDLSTISLGIMSGYDFVINRDYGYLKTDAEIHPGNSGGPVFSEENKVIGIATAKGRSTGIGLLGGINGMYYISAIDSKAHTELVENGLTLPKRSASINSTKGTPHIIKTTKQAQAIVEKRLAAEKAAKIKVLEEYYKGAQLYFAINRNGYYEKFKKGSFGTTSINQGTGANRGKISVCVDHGYKALNTEKLIVAIDKLSTSDFKYYKYKDVVYSAKRTSPKLYFDFNFYDVGTYRVRVYSEDNALIGSTLLRMNPNR, from the coding sequence ATGAAAAATAGATGGCCGTTGTATTTAGTAGCCTTTTTATGTCTCTTTTCCTGTAAAGAAAAAGGTCTAGACACTAAATTAATAGCCTCTAAATATTACAAGGGTGTTGTAAAAATTTTGCTAATGGATCCGGGCATGGAAGGAAAAAATGCTGGCGATGGATACATGGGCAGAGGATCAGGTTTTATTGTTACTAAAGATGGATATCTGTTTACTAATAAGCACGTAGTTGAGATGTGCGTAAAGGGGTTTATAGATTATAACTATATGGAAGGCGACAAAGAAATGACAACCATTAGTTTGTATTCTGAAGAGCTGTTGAACGATAGAACCATTACCAAAATTAATAGAACAGGTCATACAATACCTATAGTACAAGTCTATGACGGTCCGGGAGAAAGCGATTACAAATTATATATTGCCGAGGTTGTCTCTATTGGTTCTGGAACATACGATGGCGCCATGTTAAAAATTGTGGGAACACTAGACTGGAAACCCGTTAAAAGAAAATTCTCAACAGTCCCTCTTGGGAATTCAGATAATGTAACCCAAGGAGAAAATCTATGTGTTTATGGGTATCCTGCGCAATTTACTGGATCTGCAGACCTAATGCTGAAAGATTTAAGTACTATTAGCCTTGGTATTATGAGTGGATACGATTTTGTTATAAATAGAGACTACGGATATTTAAAAACTGATGCAGAAATACATCCTGGCAACAGTGGAGGTCCTGTTTTTAGTGAAGAAAATAAAGTAATTGGAATTGCTACAGCCAAGGGGCGTTCTACAGGAATAGGTTTGTTAGGAGGGATAAATGGTATGTACTATATTTCGGCTATTGATAGCAAAGCACACACCGAACTTGTTGAAAACGGTCTCACACTACCAAAAAGATCTGCTTCAATAAATTCTACTAAGGGTACACCTCACATTATTAAAACCACCAAACAAGCCCAAGCTATAGTTGAAAAAAGACTGGCAGCAGAAAAAGCAGCGAAAATCAAGGTATTAGAAGAATACTATAAAGGAGCTCAGTTGTATTTTGCTATTAACAGAAATGGTTACTATGAGAAATTTAAAAAAGGTTCGTTTGGTACAACAAGTATAAACCAAGGTACTGGTGCAAATAGAGGAAAAATATCGGTTTGTGTAGACCACGGTTATAAAGCGCTTAACACTGAAAAATTAATTGTCGCGATAGATAAGTTAAGTACGTCAGACTTTAAGTATTATAAGTATAAAGATGTAGTGTATAGTGCGAAACGAACGTCTCCTAAGCTTTATTTTGACTTTAATTTTTATGATGTGGGAACGTATCGTGTACGTGTTTATAGTGAAGACAACGCCTTAATTGGTTCCACCTTGCTAAGAATGAATCCCAATAGATAA